The nucleotide sequence AGATTCAGTGTTTCTGGAGGGCAGGGACATCAACAAACCTCCCCCCCGCCTTAATGCATGGAATAGACCAGGGTCTATAGGCTTCTATTGGAGTGTTCAGTGTCTTATATTCGTGGAATGCTCTACCATATCCAAAGCCTGGCAACATGATAGCCCATTACATCATGTGAGGTcattcttatccccattttacagaggagggaaCTGAGAAGTAGACGTGAAATGAATtgtccaatgtcacacagctggcaagtgcaaaGTCTCCGACTCTAAGTCCAAGGCCATggagagagaaggacagagatgCCAGGAATCCGGGAACGGTTTTCCCTTCTGGCCCAGGTAccagcctcccccctcccatcGCCTTCTTCTCATTGCCAAAATCATGGCCATTCTGGATGGCGAAGTCTGCAACCAAGACGAGGCCTCCATTCCCGCACCAGGCTGACTTAGGGGAGGGTGTGGCCGGGAGAAGGCTATTAATACAAGATGTCCTCGGCCGTGACCGTGGCCTCTTCTATTTTGGTCTTAATCTCTGGGAGGGGAATCTGACTGATGGCCACCACCACCAAGTTGGCAGCGTGGGCGGAGGCGCTGGCCACGCAGATCCAGAAGGACTCTTCGTACTGTTCTTCCACCACCACGAAGCGGAAGAGCCTCTCCTGGAAGTTGGCGATGCGCTCCGTCAGGTCGTGGAATCTCACGGCGGCCATGAAGCTGCTGATGGCCAAGGCCACGACGCCACCTGCAACCCAGAAAGGCGGCCCTCACTCACAGCGCCTTCCGTCAGCTGTGACGACTTTACGGGAGGTGGCATTTCTGTGGCACAGGCAACACACTCGCTTTGGGCTTAAAAAAGCCCTTTAGGGAGACacaaattttaaattgctttcttAAAGCGGCAGATAGCCCACACGGTGTGAGGGGTGAGAGGTGTTGCAGAAAGAGGATAAGCTTCAGATCGGATGGGCTTTCACCCTTGACCCCTCTAATTTTTccccctgcccagtgccgtccTTTCTAGGGTGTGCACATCTGGATTAGTCCAATTTCTAAATCGTTTGGGATTAGGATGTAGACCCTGAGGGGGATGTGGGGAGATATAAGAACATCttacatgccctagctggtttggctcagtggatagagccttggcctgcagaccgaagggtcccgggctcgattccggtcaagggcatccaCTTCcattgtaggctcctccctggccctggccctggtttggCTTGGAAAATAGGGCGCCATGGTCATCAATGAGACCAAGGATTAATGAAAAGGCAAAGGGCTTGGACTCAGCTTTACCCGGGTCCGAATCCCACCTCTGCTACTCgctgctgtgtggccttgtgTGAACTTCgggctcctcatctgtaaataggGGGCTAATAACACTTCATATCCCTTATATGGCGGCTGTGAGGTTTAAACAAAACAGGCAGGTGAAATCCCCAGGTTTCTTCTCTTCTGTCATCCGTGAGGgctcctcccagcagcagcccctaCTCATGCGCACTAACCATTTGGCCCTTTATTGTGACAGAGACTCTGCCTCGTTTAGTAAGGAGGACATCCGGGCCCGTCGGGAAGGCTATAGACCCAGGGAAGTGAAGGCGGAGGCGGCACGTtaattccctccccccctccccccagtttctCGGAACTCAGCCTAGTGATGGCGAGGACACGCGTTTCTCCCCAAGGGGCCCTCCTTACCTGCCAGCACGTTCCAGAGGCAGATGCCCCCGGGGCCATTGACCGCCTTGTAGGGAACCTGGATCATGTTGAGGATGGCAAAGCCCatgctgaccagggccagggccaaggccaggaAGAGGAGCAGCAGGATCATCACGTGCAGGCCCGCGTTGAGCTCCTTCACCAGCTGTGGGAAGACTGCGGAGGGGACACGGCCGTTACT is from Eptesicus fuscus isolate TK198812 chromosome 2, DD_ASM_mEF_20220401, whole genome shotgun sequence and encodes:
- the CLRN2 gene encoding clarin-2; amino-acid sequence: MPGWFKKVWYGLASLLSFSSFILIIVALVLPHWLSGKILCQTGVDLVNATDPELVKFIGDIYYGLFRGCKVRQCGLGGRESQFTIFPQLVKELNAGLHVMILLLLFLALALALVSMGFAILNMIQVPYKAVNGPGGICLWNVLAGGVVALAISSFMAAVRFHDLTERIANFQERLFRFVVVEEQYEESFWICVASASAHAANLVVVAISQIPLPEIKTKIEEATVTAEDILY